The following are from one region of the Ignavibacteriota bacterium genome:
- a CDS encoding T9SS type A sorting domain-containing protein, producing the protein MKNYFFLLLSVLLLTLNGLLYSQTSPWENISTLIPGDSLNKLSDVIVVDRWTSYVSSSSVSEVYRSYFWAGSWETIQTPSPITALYFLYYSFGFICGTDSNLYQTTDEGQSWDYLGSMGDQINDIAFGYDIYNPKGYVCGNNGTIGIIEDTNLVVIQSGYSTHFVKISFPYNEEKVWLVGDSSVYLYDGFTFSKQFTSNVKLNSVYFWNQYYGLIVGNSGYIAKTTDGGITWIQKQNPDPINRNLNDVYLVSYFGFTVGDNGLIMETTDAGETWILDTGQLTTNDLFRVHISGGGVEWGPGLAVGKNKTALIYPIVVSVDDKPKTVDDFQLYQNYPNPFNPSTTLSFFISEQSFVRLKVYDVLGNEIVTLVNEEKQSGKYEIEFSATDLPGRSGSALASGIYFYQLQIGSFTQIRKMVYLR; encoded by the coding sequence ATGAAAAATTATTTCTTCTTACTGTTGAGTGTTCTTCTTTTGACCCTTAATGGTCTTCTTTATTCGCAAACCTCGCCTTGGGAAAATATCAGTACTCTGATTCCTGGTGATAGCTTAAATAAATTGTCAGATGTTATCGTAGTGGATCGCTGGACAAGTTACGTTTCTTCCAGTTCGGTATCAGAAGTTTACAGAAGTTATTTCTGGGCTGGATCTTGGGAAACAATTCAAACACCGTCACCAATTACAGCACTTTATTTTTTGTATTATTCTTTCGGATTTATTTGTGGTACCGATAGTAACCTTTATCAAACAACTGACGAGGGCCAAAGCTGGGATTATCTTGGATCAATGGGTGACCAGATCAATGACATCGCTTTCGGATACGACATTTATAATCCGAAAGGATATGTTTGTGGAAACAATGGAACCATCGGAATAATTGAAGATACAAATTTAGTGGTGATACAAAGTGGATATTCAACACATTTTGTTAAAATAAGTTTTCCATATAATGAAGAGAAAGTCTGGCTTGTTGGTGATTCTTCAGTTTATCTTTATGATGGATTTACATTTTCTAAACAATTTACTTCGAATGTTAAATTGAATTCCGTTTACTTCTGGAATCAATATTACGGCTTAATAGTCGGAAATTCTGGTTACATCGCTAAAACAACTGATGGCGGAATTACATGGATTCAAAAACAAAATCCTGATCCGATTAATAGAAATTTAAACGATGTTTATCTTGTCAGTTACTTTGGTTTCACAGTTGGAGATAACGGATTGATCATGGAAACGACTGACGCAGGAGAAACATGGATACTTGATACAGGTCAACTTACAACAAATGATTTATTTCGTGTTCATATTTCTGGCGGAGGTGTTGAATGGGGGCCCGGGTTAGCAGTTGGTAAAAATAAAACTGCCTTAATTTATCCAATTGTTGTTTCAGTTGATGATAAACCCAAAACAGTTGATGATTTTCAATTATATCAGAATTATCCAAATCCATTTAATCCATCTACAACATTATCATTTTTCATTAGTGAACAGTCATTTGTTAGGCTAAAAGTCTATGATGTTTTGGGAAATGAAATAGTAACACTAGTGAATGAAGAAAAACAATCGGGCAAATATGAAATTGAGTTCAGCGCAACTGACTTACCAGGCCGATCAGGCTCAGCTTTGGCTAGCGGAATATATTTTTATCAACTTCAAATTGGCTCCTTCACTCAAATCAGGAAAATGGTTTATCTCAGGTAA
- a CDS encoding site-specific DNA-methyltransferase — protein sequence MLKNKSQLKSTKEKLTRLDINDELRKKILPYCRLKRGDIWIDPKGKHKVGVLDATSISDTKKLFGKEKAKLVINDPPYNVVVGNVNTQNLSKISIIDYIEFSRKWIFNVLSVLDKDSSLYIWLGADQNDGFQPLPEFMIMMREFEELKSRSFITMRNQRGYGTQKNWMSVRQELLYYTKGNPHFKVIYTDIPKILGGYYKKVNGKVVDNFERSKSGFIRPGNVWVDIQQVFYRMEENVPGAYAQKPLKSISRIIQASSKKNNLVADFFSHSGVTLLASEILNRKCYAMEIDPLFAELSIRRLEHYRKTKKTGWQWNNPFPEIEI from the coding sequence ATGTTAAAGAATAAATCGCAATTAAAAAGCACAAAAGAAAAATTAACCCGTCTCGATATTAATGATGAATTGAGGAAAAAAATTCTCCCATATTGCAGATTAAAAAGAGGAGATATCTGGATTGATCCGAAAGGAAAGCACAAAGTGGGTGTGCTTGATGCAACCAGCATATCAGATACTAAAAAGCTATTTGGGAAAGAAAAAGCAAAGCTTGTTATAAACGATCCACCGTACAATGTTGTTGTTGGAAATGTCAACACTCAAAATCTTTCCAAGATTAGTATAATTGATTACATCGAGTTCTCACGAAAGTGGATTTTTAATGTTTTATCAGTTCTTGATAAAGATTCATCGCTTTATATCTGGCTTGGTGCGGATCAGAATGATGGATTTCAGCCATTACCGGAATTTATGATAATGATGAGAGAGTTTGAAGAATTGAAAAGCAGAAGTTTCATCACGATGAGAAACCAAAGAGGTTATGGAACACAAAAAAACTGGATGTCAGTCAGACAGGAACTTCTCTATTACACAAAAGGCAATCCTCATTTCAAAGTTATTTATACTGATATTCCAAAAATTCTCGGTGGTTATTATAAAAAAGTTAATGGCAAAGTAGTTGACAATTTTGAACGAAGTAAATCTGGCTTTATTCGTCCTGGAAATGTTTGGGTAGATATTCAACAAGTGTTTTACAGAATGGAAGAAAATGTTCCCGGTGCGTATGCTCAAAAACCGTTGAAATCTATTTCAAGAATAATCCAAGCAAGCAGCAAAAAAAATAATCTTGTTGCGGATTTTTTCAGTCACAGCGGAGTTACTCTTCTTGCATCTGAAATTCTTAATCGAAAATGTTATGCGATGGAAATTGATCCTCTGTTCGCTGAACTTTCCATTCGACGACTCGAACATTACCGCAAAACAAAGAAAACAGGATGGCAGTGGAATAATCCGTTCCCGGAAATCGAAATTTAA
- a CDS encoding DUF1684 domain-containing protein codes for MKKFIYSIFVFTSIIFFYSCNTETLETKGSPEYLNEIKKWDQHRIERLKADDGWLNLVGRTWLHRGENKFGSAKNNDVVIESDKVPDYMGVFVFEDSTVTMKVNDGVEILLNGKPVKEMLMIGDTKKDMTVFQYGSIKWNLIVRDTLYGIRFRDLESQDVKNFNGIKRFPVNEDWRITADFEVYNPPKKIEVPNVLGQIDEELSPGAVVFTKDNQSYKLDAIDAGDRFWLIFADGTSGEETYGGGRFLYTDSKTDSTGKVIVDFNKAYNPPCVLTKYATCPLPPKQNYIKLKVTAGEKMYGENH; via the coding sequence ATGAAAAAATTTATATACTCAATCTTTGTATTCACTTCAATAATATTTTTTTATTCCTGCAATACAGAAACACTCGAAACCAAAGGATCACCGGAATATTTAAACGAAATTAAAAAATGGGATCAGCATAGAATTGAAAGACTGAAAGCAGATGATGGCTGGTTGAATCTTGTTGGAAGAACATGGCTTCATCGTGGAGAAAATAAATTCGGCTCTGCAAAAAATAACGATGTTGTTATTGAATCAGATAAAGTCCCTGATTATATGGGTGTTTTTGTTTTTGAAGATTCAACTGTTACGATGAAAGTAAATGATGGAGTTGAAATTTTATTAAATGGAAAACCAGTAAAAGAAATGTTAATGATTGGTGATACAAAAAAAGATATGACTGTTTTTCAATACGGATCGATAAAATGGAATTTGATTGTTCGTGATACTCTGTACGGAATTCGTTTCCGTGATCTTGAATCGCAAGATGTAAAAAACTTTAACGGAATCAAACGATTTCCGGTCAATGAAGATTGGAGAATAACTGCTGATTTCGAAGTTTACAATCCACCGAAGAAAATTGAAGTTCCAAATGTTTTAGGACAAATTGATGAAGAACTTTCGCCCGGAGCCGTTGTATTTACAAAAGACAATCAATCTTACAAACTAGATGCAATTGATGCGGGTGACAGATTTTGGCTGATATTTGCTGATGGTACGAGCGGGGAAGAAACTTATGGCGGTGGAAGATTTTTATATACGGATAGTAAAACTGATTCAACCGGAAAAGTAATCGTTGATTTCAACAAAGCATATAATCCGCCTTGTGTATTGACAAAGTACGCAACCTGTCCGCTTCCTCCAAAACAAAATTATATTAAGTTAAAAGTTACTGCGGGCGAAAAGATGTACGGAGAAAATCACTGA
- a CDS encoding T9SS type A sorting domain-containing protein: protein MNRLTMLILILYSGVAFSQSFSSPVINPYNLDNANALNSPSFVDIDDDGDYDCFAGLGNGFTAYYKNNGTISSPAFAIWYWNAFGIFDVGNSAKPAFADIDDDGDYDLYMGEAGFRIVFLRNSSSSNPNFTYISDNPAGISGLGSNVAPVLVDIDDDGDFDLFTGQLDGNILFFRNIGTRFIPSWANSVNNPFGLNDVGSRSKPAFCDIDKDGDYDIFIGNESGDIIFFRNTGTKTTPSFGVSLTNPFELSNVVSNATPTFVDIDNDEKEDLFVGSGNGDTYYFKNITVVSVDEEQNSSFVEVKAYPNPVNNILSISGSYIDLDQTELSVYSILGEKLNLSITKNASNASINFSELTAGIYILVIRNEAVNYTTKIIKTGGGF from the coding sequence ATGAATCGTTTAACAATGCTGATCTTAATCCTATATTCAGGAGTTGCTTTCTCACAAAGCTTTTCCTCTCCTGTTATAAATCCCTACAATCTTGATAACGCCAATGCTTTAAATAGTCCTTCATTTGTAGATATAGATGACGATGGAGATTACGATTGCTTTGCCGGACTTGGCAACGGTTTCACTGCTTACTATAAGAATAACGGAACAATCAGTTCACCTGCATTTGCAATCTGGTACTGGAATGCCTTCGGAATTTTCGATGTCGGGAATAGTGCAAAACCAGCCTTTGCAGACATTGATGATGACGGTGACTACGATCTTTATATGGGTGAAGCAGGTTTCAGGATAGTATTTTTAAGAAATTCAAGTTCCTCAAACCCAAACTTTACATACATCTCCGATAATCCGGCTGGAATTTCAGGATTGGGCAGCAATGTGGCTCCTGTTTTAGTAGATATTGATGATGACGGTGACTTTGATTTGTTCACAGGTCAGCTTGATGGAAATATTTTATTCTTCAGAAATATCGGAACAAGGTTTATTCCTTCATGGGCTAATTCTGTTAACAATCCTTTCGGATTGAATGATGTGGGTTCAAGATCCAAACCTGCTTTTTGTGATATTGATAAAGATGGTGACTATGATATTTTTATTGGTAATGAAAGTGGTGACATTATCTTCTTCCGAAATACCGGAACAAAGACTACTCCATCTTTTGGAGTTTCGCTGACAAATCCATTTGAATTATCTAATGTTGTTTCGAACGCAACACCAACTTTTGTTGATATTGATAACGATGAGAAAGAAGATTTGTTTGTTGGATCTGGAAATGGTGACACATATTATTTCAAAAACATTACTGTTGTAAGTGTTGATGAAGAACAGAATTCTTCATTCGTAGAAGTTAAAGCTTATCCAAATCCGGTTAATAATATTTTAAGTATTAGTGGAAGTTATATTGATCTTGATCAGACGGAGCTTTCAGTTTATTCAATTCTTGGAGAGAAACTTAATCTCAGCATAACAAAAAACGCATCAAATGCATCAATAAATTTTTCGGAATTGACTGCAGGAATTTATATTCTCGTCATTCGAAACGAAGCGGTTAATTATACTACAAAAATTATTAAGACCGGTGGAGGTTTTTAA
- a CDS encoding glycosyltransferase family 9 protein has translation MSRIQNKNNLRIIIARIDRIGDVVLSTPISREIKRVYPDSFVSVLVKKYTKDIYLNNPNVDDIILYDGDDEKNPKSFWQLAGEIRRLKFTYAFMLLPNERLNWILFFAGIPNRIGVGHKLYQFLSFSKYVDRKKYIPLRHEADYCLDMIRKIGIKPKSINPEIFLSSEEKLRRDEIKKKLSSDSQIIIGINTTSGKSSPNLTIDEYRKLIIKLTNEKNIRVVVTDNAPPVEIQNISNVIYPNVGLSLRDSIINFSALDVLISASTGPMHICAALKVPTISLFCSLPACSPKLWGPLGNKSEIILPDENYCQTICSGDPHNCDFSGEGGIDWEIVYQRIKSFLIQ, from the coding sequence ATGAGCCGCATCCAGAATAAAAATAACCTGCGAATCATAATCGCACGAATTGACCGCATCGGTGATGTTGTTTTATCAACTCCAATCTCACGCGAAATAAAAAGAGTTTATCCGGATAGTTTCGTTTCTGTTCTTGTGAAAAAATACACCAAAGATATTTATCTCAACAATCCTAACGTCGATGATATCATTCTGTATGATGGAGATGATGAAAAAAATCCCAAATCATTCTGGCAATTAGCTGGTGAAATAAGAAGATTAAAATTCACATATGCATTTATGCTTCTGCCCAATGAAAGACTGAACTGGATTTTATTCTTTGCTGGAATTCCGAATCGTATTGGAGTTGGGCATAAGCTTTATCAGTTTTTAAGTTTTTCAAAATACGTTGACAGGAAAAAATATATTCCATTGCGACACGAGGCTGATTACTGTCTTGATATGATTAGAAAAATCGGAATTAAACCAAAAAGTATTAACCCGGAAATCTTTTTATCATCCGAAGAAAAATTGAGAAGAGATGAAATAAAAAAGAAGCTTTCATCTGATTCGCAAATAATAATTGGAATAAATACAACAAGTGGAAAATCGTCACCGAATTTGACCATAGATGAATATAGAAAATTAATTATCAAATTAACTAATGAAAAAAATATTCGGGTTGTTGTAACCGATAACGCTCCTCCGGTTGAAATTCAGAATATTAGTAACGTAATTTATCCCAATGTTGGTTTATCGCTCAGAGATTCAATAATAAATTTCAGTGCTCTGGATGTACTTATCTCAGCAAGTACCGGACCTATGCACATTTGTGCTGCATTAAAAGTTCCTACTATTTCTTTGTTCTGTTCGTTACCAGCATGTTCTCCGAAACTTTGGGGACCGCTTGGAAACAAATCAGAAATAATTTTGCCGGATGAAAATTATTGTCAAACAATTTGTTCAGGAGATCCACACAATTGTGATTTCAGCGGTGAAGGAGGAATTGATTGGGAAATAGTCTATCAGAGAATAAAATCATTTTTGATACAATAA
- a CDS encoding alpha/beta hydrolase, which yields MKQLSIISILIVLSWLPVYQLNSQTISGEIGNRSSFLYNTTEQNIYSESVNDTFRILVSLPDNYSLNEQKYPVLYVLDGDIAFGMAASIARYLQIGDNIPELIIVGIGYGSIDKSAGEKRKRDYRPTSANGAENFLSFLEEELIPHIDSNYRTVPDDRTINGYSIGGLFGLYSLFTKPEIFSRYILGSPSLSWDDYSIFKYEENSPGKISDKKINIFISVGSEESDEKYFNPIDNLVTQMQERKYSGVKLEAKVFDGSTHLAGPPESLTHGLLSVFGKE from the coding sequence ATGAAGCAGCTCTCAATTATTTCAATATTGATTGTTTTATCATGGTTACCGGTTTATCAACTGAACTCTCAAACAATATCGGGAGAAATCGGTAATCGAAGTTCTTTCCTTTACAATACAACCGAACAAAACATATATTCAGAATCAGTAAATGACACATTCCGGATTTTGGTTAGCCTTCCGGATAATTATTCATTGAACGAGCAGAAATATCCTGTGCTTTATGTTCTTGATGGTGACATTGCATTCGGAATGGCTGCAAGCATAGCACGTTATCTTCAGATTGGAGATAATATTCCTGAGTTGATTATTGTCGGAATAGGTTATGGGTCGATAGATAAATCAGCCGGAGAAAAACGGAAGCGAGATTACAGACCAACAAGTGCTAACGGAGCAGAAAACTTTTTAAGTTTTCTTGAAGAAGAATTAATTCCTCATATAGATTCGAACTACAGAACAGTTCCAGACGATAGAACAATAAATGGATACTCGATTGGCGGGTTGTTTGGGTTATATTCACTTTTTACCAAACCGGAAATTTTCAGCAGATACATTCTCGGAAGTCCAAGTTTATCCTGGGACGATTATTCGATTTTCAAGTATGAAGAAAATTCACCGGGTAAAATTTCAGATAAAAAGATAAATATTTTTATATCAGTTGGAAGTGAAGAATCTGATGAGAAATATTTTAATCCGATTGATAATCTGGTAACACAGATGCAGGAAAGAAAATATTCCGGAGTAAAACTCGAGGCAAAAGTTTTTGATGGTTCAACACATCTTGCAGGTCCACCGGAATCTTTAACTCACGGACTGCTATCCGTTTTTGGGAAAGAGTAA